From a region of the Streptomyces sp. B21-083 genome:
- a CDS encoding DEAD/DEAH box helicase, producing MNPVRSSRSYSSSSSTRRSGASSAGGYSRSAPGRSGAPGRSGGYAGSGGSGRSGGYAGSGRSGGSSRRPSVQGEFALPVTLTPALPAVESFAALDMPAALLATLAREGMAVPFPIQGATLPNALAGRNVLGRGRTGSGKTLAFGLALLARTAGQRAEPLQPLALVLVPTRELAQQVTDALTPYARSLRLRMATVVGGMSIGRQIHLLRGGAEVVVATPGRLKDLIDRGACRLDQVAITVLDEADQMADMGFMPQVTALLDQVRPDGQRMLFSATLDRNVDLLVRRYLTDPVVHSVDPSAGAVTTMEHHVLHVHGADKNAVTTQIAARDGRVIMFLDTKHAVDKLTDHLLNSGVRAAALHGGKSQPQRTRTLEQFKTGHVTVLVATNVAARGIHVDNLDLVVNIDPPSDHKDYLHRGGRTARAGESGSVVTLVLPNQRRDMIRLMRDAGITPQTAQVRPDETELTRITGAQAPSGIPCVIAAPVVERAKRSTSTTRGRRSRSAQDRRSAPSKRPAPRAALAA from the coding sequence TTGAACCCCGTTCGTTCCAGTCGTTCGTATTCCAGCTCCAGTTCCACCCGCCGTAGCGGCGCTTCGAGCGCGGGCGGTTACAGCCGTTCGGCCCCGGGCCGTTCCGGCGCGCCGGGCCGTTCCGGCGGTTACGCCGGGTCCGGCGGCTCCGGCCGTTCCGGCGGCTACGCGGGCTCCGGCCGTTCCGGCGGCTCGAGTCGACGCCCGTCCGTGCAGGGCGAGTTCGCCCTGCCGGTCACTCTCACCCCGGCACTGCCCGCGGTGGAGTCCTTCGCCGCTCTGGACATGCCGGCGGCCCTGCTGGCGACGCTGGCCCGCGAGGGCATGGCGGTGCCGTTCCCGATCCAGGGTGCGACGCTGCCCAACGCCTTGGCCGGCCGCAACGTCCTGGGCCGCGGCCGTACCGGTTCCGGCAAGACCCTCGCTTTCGGCCTGGCGCTGCTGGCCAGGACCGCCGGGCAGCGCGCCGAGCCGCTGCAGCCGCTGGCCCTGGTCCTGGTCCCGACCCGTGAGCTCGCGCAGCAGGTCACCGACGCGCTGACCCCGTACGCCCGCTCGCTGCGGCTGCGGATGGCCACCGTGGTCGGCGGCATGTCCATCGGGCGGCAGATCCATCTGCTGCGCGGTGGCGCCGAAGTCGTCGTCGCCACCCCGGGCCGGCTCAAGGACCTCATCGACCGGGGCGCCTGCCGTTTGGACCAGGTCGCCATCACGGTCCTCGACGAGGCCGACCAGATGGCCGACATGGGCTTCATGCCGCAGGTCACCGCCTTGCTGGACCAGGTGCGCCCGGACGGGCAGCGGATGCTGTTCTCCGCCACCCTCGACCGCAACGTCGACCTGCTCGTGCGCCGCTACCTGACCGACCCGGTCGTCCACTCCGTCGACCCCTCCGCCGGAGCGGTCACGACGATGGAGCACCACGTGCTGCACGTCCACGGCGCGGACAAGAACGCCGTGACGACGCAGATCGCCGCCCGCGACGGTCGGGTCATCATGTTCCTCGACACCAAGCACGCCGTGGACAAGCTGACCGACCACCTGCTGAACAGCGGGGTGCGGGCCGCGGCGCTGCACGGCGGCAAGTCCCAGCCGCAGCGGACCCGCACCTTGGAGCAGTTCAAGACCGGGCACGTCACGGTGCTGGTCGCCACGAACGTCGCGGCCCGCGGCATCCACGTCGACAACCTCGACCTGGTCGTCAACATCGACCCGCCGAGCGACCACAAGGACTACCTGCACCGCGGCGGCCGGACCGCCCGCGCCGGCGAGTCCGGCAGCGTCGTCACCCTGGTCCTGCCCAACCAGCGCCGCGACATGATCCGCCTGATGCGCGACGCCGGCATCACCCCGCAGACCGCACAGGTCCGCCCCGACGAGACGGAGCTGACCCGGATCACCGGAGCACAGGCTCCCAGCGGTATCCCCTGCGTCATCGCCGCCCCGGTCGTGGAACGCGCCAAGCGCAGCACCTCCACGACCCGCGGCCGGCGCAGCCGCTCCGCCCAGGACCGCCGCTCCGCCCCCAGCAAGCGCCCGGCGCCCCGCGCGGCCCTCGCCGCGTAA
- a CDS encoding cold-shock protein, with product MATGIVKWFNAEKGFGFIEQDGGGADVFAHYSNIAAQGFRELQEGQKVSFDVTQGQKGPQAENIVPA from the coding sequence ATGGCTACTGGCATCGTGAAGTGGTTCAACGCGGAAAAGGGTTTCGGCTTCATCGAGCAGGACGGTGGCGGCGCTGACGTCTTCGCCCACTACTCGAACATCGCCGCCCAGGGGTTCCGTGAGCTCCAGGAGGGCCAGAAGGTCTCCTTCGACGTCACGCAGGGCCAGAAGGGCCCGCAGGCGGAGAACATCGTTCCCGCCTGA
- a CDS encoding helix-turn-helix domain-containing protein, producing MTADDSFGRLDDDDFPAYTMGRAAELLGTTQSFLRAIGEHRLITPLRSAGGHRRYSRYQLRTAARARELVDQGTPVEAACRIVILEDQLDEAQRINAEHRRAAEPVNRATAA from the coding sequence ATGACAGCAGACGACTCGTTCGGCCGGCTCGATGACGACGACTTCCCCGCCTACACGATGGGCCGGGCCGCCGAACTCCTCGGCACCACCCAGAGCTTCCTGCGCGCGATCGGCGAGCACCGCCTGATCACCCCGCTCCGCTCGGCGGGCGGACACCGCCGCTACTCCCGCTACCAGCTACGCACCGCCGCCCGCGCCCGGGAACTCGTCGACCAGGGCACCCCCGTCGAGGCCGCCTGCCGCATCGTCATCCTCGAAGACCAGCTCGATGAAGCCCAGCGCATCAACGCCGAACACCGCCGTGCCGCCGAACCGGTAAACCGGGCAACTGCGGCTTGA
- a CDS encoding ATP-binding protein: MRGRRQETGDRRQETGDRRQETGDGEPLSASAAFDGGSSCIGAARHLVTGFLIDVRAVHGVRVSERALGMTRLVVGELVVTNAVKYAPGPVMLDMRIDGGAVRVSVWDSDPVLPDVASTDPQRVGRHGLGITLAVIGR; encoded by the coding sequence ATGAGGGGCAGGAGACAGGAGACAGGAGACAGGAGACAGGAGACAGGAGACAGGAGACAGGAGACAGGAGACGGTGAACCGCTGTCGGCGTCGGCTGCCTTTGACGGCGGCTCCTCCTGTATCGGCGCCGCGCGTCATCTGGTCACCGGCTTCCTCATCGACGTGCGGGCCGTGCACGGTGTGCGGGTGTCGGAGCGGGCGCTGGGTATGACGCGGCTGGTGGTCGGCGAGCTGGTGGTCACCAACGCGGTGAAGTACGCGCCGGGCCCGGTCATGCTCGATATGCGGATCGATGGCGGTGCGGTACGGGTGTCGGTGTGGGACAGCGATCCGGTCCTGCCGGACGTCGCCTCCACCGACCCGCAGCGCGTCGGGCGGCACGGCCTGGGAATCACCCTCGCTGTCATAGGGCGATGA
- a CDS encoding GNAT family N-acetyltransferase, whose amino-acid sequence MNTPAAQPISTRRLDLLPLHVEHAEEMAAVLSDPALHTFTGGTPGTPQALRSRYQRMTAGSPDPAVSWFNWVIRLRDEACLTGTIQATVSLSGHGPIAEIAWMVGTPWQGKGIATEAARELVDWLSRQPVHTVVAHIHPEHRASAAVATAAGLTPTDEWHEGEIRWHRSIRR is encoded by the coding sequence GTGAACACTCCTGCGGCCCAGCCCATCAGCACCAGGCGGCTGGACCTGCTGCCGCTGCACGTCGAGCACGCCGAGGAAATGGCCGCCGTGCTGTCCGACCCGGCCCTGCACACCTTCACAGGCGGCACTCCCGGCACCCCGCAAGCCCTGCGCTCGCGCTACCAGCGCATGACCGCAGGCTCTCCCGATCCGGCCGTGTCCTGGTTCAACTGGGTGATCCGGCTCCGTGACGAAGCCTGCCTGACCGGCACCATCCAGGCGACGGTCAGTCTCTCCGGCCACGGCCCCATCGCCGAGATCGCCTGGATGGTCGGGACCCCGTGGCAGGGAAAAGGCATCGCCACCGAAGCAGCCCGCGAACTCGTCGACTGGCTCAGCCGGCAGCCGGTGCACACCGTCGTCGCCCACATCCACCCCGAACATCGGGCATCCGCAGCCGTCGCCACTGCCGCCGGGCTCACGCCCACCGACGAATGGCACGAAGGCGAGATCCGATGGCACCGGAGCATCAGACGATAA
- a CDS encoding 2'-5' RNA ligase family protein — protein MAGDDSGEFQAGRSGLIVRVPEAEPAVRAWRDRLDPSARAGVPAHVTVLFPFLDESRIDNNARAAIGEVIGRHQSFETRFEHCGRFPGVLYLVPEPDIPFRRLTEAIAERWPQAPPFGGQFDEVVPHLTIAQGQEDAVLEEAEADLRGRLPVTARVSSVDLLIHDGTRWQQRASFTLR, from the coding sequence ATGGCAGGCGACGACTCCGGTGAGTTTCAAGCAGGACGGTCGGGACTCATCGTGAGGGTCCCCGAGGCAGAACCAGCTGTTCGAGCCTGGCGTGACCGGCTGGACCCGTCAGCCCGTGCGGGTGTTCCGGCCCATGTCACCGTCCTCTTCCCGTTCCTCGACGAGAGCCGTATCGACAACAATGCCCGTGCTGCCATCGGAGAAGTGATCGGGCGTCACCAGTCCTTCGAGACGCGGTTCGAGCACTGCGGGCGATTCCCGGGGGTCTTGTATCTCGTCCCCGAACCGGACATCCCGTTCCGCCGGCTCACCGAGGCGATCGCGGAACGGTGGCCGCAGGCCCCGCCGTTCGGCGGGCAGTTCGACGAAGTCGTCCCGCATCTGACCATCGCCCAGGGGCAAGAGGATGCCGTGCTTGAGGAAGCCGAGGCCGACCTTCGCGGCCGGCTTCCCGTCACCGCCCGCGTGTCGTCGGTCGACCTGCTGATCCACGACGGAACACGATGGCAGCAGCGAGCGTCGTTCACGCTCCGGTGA
- a CDS encoding TniB family NTP-binding protein codes for MTVTGPTPGQDSDPGRQYGWRSALEREDLHRYLTTLEGWREFTIQDPVPPDLLPAPALADLDPDERLDYDDDRLDYHTRLTVAATSTLRTVVHAGRRLTLLNRHAISARRGLILSGAAGTGKTTALTQFGKTIEVIDRRQHPGIDGRIPVVYVTVPPAATSRMLAVEFARFLGLPVTNRANITDVIEAVCGVLIDARVSVVCVDELHNLSLTTRNGAEVSDTLKYFSERIPATFVYAGVDLEANGLFNGTRGRQIAGRFAVIDTVPFPRTAEWTGLVSTFEEALRLHHHKPKTLEGLAGYLHQRTGGMIGSLSHLIRGAAIDAILDGTEKITRKSLTGVKLDRAAQTRKPGPAA; via the coding sequence GTGACCGTGACCGGACCCACCCCCGGCCAGGACTCGGACCCGGGCCGGCAGTACGGATGGCGAAGCGCCCTGGAACGCGAGGACCTGCACCGCTACCTCACCACGCTGGAGGGCTGGCGGGAGTTCACCATCCAGGACCCGGTTCCGCCCGACCTGCTGCCCGCACCTGCGCTCGCGGACCTGGACCCGGACGAACGACTGGACTACGACGACGACCGCCTCGACTACCACACCCGTCTGACCGTGGCCGCGACCTCCACCTTGCGCACCGTCGTCCACGCGGGCAGGCGGTTGACCCTGCTCAACCGGCACGCGATCAGCGCCCGCCGGGGCCTGATCCTGTCCGGCGCGGCCGGGACCGGAAAGACCACCGCACTCACCCAGTTCGGCAAGACCATCGAGGTCATCGACCGGCGCCAGCACCCCGGCATCGACGGCCGGATCCCGGTGGTCTACGTCACCGTCCCGCCCGCCGCGACCTCGCGCATGCTGGCCGTGGAGTTCGCCCGCTTCCTGGGCCTGCCCGTCACCAACCGCGCCAACATCACCGATGTCATCGAGGCCGTCTGCGGCGTCCTGATCGACGCGAGAGTGAGCGTCGTATGTGTCGATGAGCTCCACAATCTCTCGCTCACGACCAGGAACGGCGCGGAGGTATCGGACACGCTGAAGTACTTCTCGGAACGGATCCCGGCCACTTTCGTCTACGCCGGAGTGGACCTGGAGGCGAACGGGCTGTTCAACGGCACCCGCGGCCGACAGATCGCCGGGCGCTTCGCGGTCATCGACACCGTTCCCTTCCCCCGCACCGCGGAATGGACCGGCCTGGTCAGCACCTTCGAGGAGGCCCTGCGGCTGCACCACCACAAGCCCAAGACCCTGGAAGGACTGGCCGGCTACCTCCACCAGCGCACCGGCGGCATGATCGGCAGCCTGTCCCACCTCATCCGCGGGGCCGCCATCGACGCCATCCTGGACGGCACCGAGAAGATCACCCGGAAGTCGCTCACCGGCGTCAAGCTCGACCGCGCGGCCCAGACCCGCAAACCCGGACCCGCCGCTTGA
- a CDS encoding Mu transposase C-terminal domain-containing protein: MLVDQVHLQSAEDFAVLGAGDRTALGSAALLDRLPGPVAERALWWQRHLVELLTGLPPDATAGVRVKPEYDPAGRSLAQRERAKADELVALGEEITARTVKRKRQQYEAGGIAAVVDHRLAPHASLTGRADPRVVAAIRQAIGESVPASTRTIEHARWRTERILEAEYGQGVVEMPSRPTFYRLFDKLSHGVHVTGSARTRRSLADQPEGPFRYESVAAPGELMQIDSTPLDVLVRLDHGVPGRVELCALIDLATRTIAAAVVRPTTKSVDACLLLARALTPEPMRPGWVQALAMSRSVLPHRRLLTLDERLEHAAARPVIIPETIVCDRGKAFISDNFRSACRTLEINFQPCHPRSPAEKPHIERTLESVATLFCQFLPGYLGRTAEHRGRDVDDEPLWSMLEIQEFLDEWLVAKWQSRPHDGLRDPGVPGRTFTPNQKYAALVESAGYVPLALGGDDYVELLPATWRAVNSYGIKINNRIYDCPDLAPFRRQPSGVTRKRNLWEIRRDPYDAAWIWMRHHWETGWIPVPWKHLGSVPQPFGDLAWDHAAADLRGKGNPTPTEEETAQAVAKLLVRASQGPAGQSDGPASRPSKRDRRVAARTRAAAESPGPRPPRPEPPPVVEDQAHLHGDEAVDGTDDEPIAKVIPLGVFDPFKEADKRW; this comes from the coding sequence ATGCTCGTCGACCAGGTCCACCTGCAGTCGGCCGAGGACTTCGCGGTCCTGGGGGCCGGTGACCGCACCGCGTTGGGCTCGGCCGCGCTGCTGGATCGCCTGCCCGGGCCGGTGGCGGAGCGCGCCCTGTGGTGGCAGCGGCACCTGGTCGAACTCCTCACCGGCCTGCCGCCCGACGCGACTGCGGGGGTCCGGGTCAAGCCCGAGTACGACCCGGCTGGCCGTTCGCTGGCGCAACGCGAGCGGGCGAAGGCGGATGAACTGGTCGCGCTGGGCGAGGAGATCACGGCGCGGACGGTCAAGCGCAAGCGCCAGCAGTACGAGGCCGGCGGGATCGCGGCGGTGGTGGACCACCGGCTCGCCCCGCACGCCTCGCTGACCGGGCGGGCCGACCCGCGGGTGGTGGCCGCGATCCGCCAGGCGATCGGCGAGAGCGTCCCGGCCTCCACCCGCACGATCGAGCACGCACGCTGGCGGACCGAGCGGATTCTGGAGGCCGAGTACGGCCAGGGCGTGGTGGAGATGCCCTCGCGCCCGACGTTCTACCGGCTGTTCGACAAGCTGTCGCATGGAGTCCACGTCACCGGCTCGGCTCGCACCCGCCGCTCGTTGGCCGACCAGCCCGAGGGGCCGTTCCGCTACGAGTCGGTCGCCGCCCCCGGCGAGCTGATGCAGATCGACTCCACCCCGCTGGACGTGCTGGTGCGGTTGGACCACGGGGTCCCCGGCCGGGTGGAACTCTGCGCCCTCATCGACCTGGCGACGCGCACCATCGCCGCCGCGGTGGTGCGGCCCACCACCAAGTCGGTGGACGCCTGCCTGCTGCTGGCCCGCGCGCTGACCCCGGAGCCGATGCGGCCCGGCTGGGTCCAGGCCCTGGCGATGTCCCGATCGGTGCTGCCGCACCGCAGACTGCTGACCCTGGACGAGCGCCTGGAGCACGCCGCGGCCCGGCCCGTGATCATCCCGGAGACCATCGTCTGCGACCGGGGCAAGGCGTTCATCTCGGACAACTTCCGCTCCGCCTGCCGCACCCTGGAGATCAACTTCCAGCCCTGCCACCCACGCTCCCCAGCGGAGAAACCTCATATCGAACGCACACTCGAATCAGTGGCCACGCTGTTCTGCCAGTTCCTCCCCGGCTACCTCGGCCGCACCGCCGAGCACCGCGGCCGGGACGTGGACGATGAGCCGCTGTGGTCGATGCTGGAGATCCAGGAATTCCTCGATGAATGGCTTGTCGCGAAGTGGCAATCGAGGCCCCATGACGGGCTCCGCGACCCGGGCGTCCCGGGCCGGACCTTCACCCCGAACCAGAAGTACGCCGCGCTGGTCGAGAGCGCCGGCTACGTCCCCCTCGCCCTGGGCGGCGACGACTACGTCGAACTGCTGCCCGCGACCTGGCGGGCCGTCAACTCCTACGGCATCAAAATCAACAACCGCATCTACGACTGCCCCGACCTGGCCCCGTTCCGGCGCCAGCCCTCCGGCGTCACGCGCAAGCGGAACCTGTGGGAGATCCGCCGCGACCCCTACGACGCCGCCTGGATCTGGATGCGCCACCACTGGGAGACCGGCTGGATCCCGGTCCCCTGGAAGCACCTGGGCAGCGTCCCGCAGCCCTTCGGCGACCTGGCCTGGGACCATGCGGCAGCCGACCTGCGAGGCAAGGGCAACCCGACACCCACCGAAGAGGAGACCGCCCAGGCTGTCGCCAAGCTCCTGGTCAGAGCCAGCCAGGGACCGGCCGGCCAGAGCGATGGACCGGCCTCGCGGCCGTCCAAGCGCGACCGGCGCGTCGCCGCCCGGACCCGAGCCGCCGCCGAGAGCCCCGGACCGCGTCCGCCCAGGCCAGAGCCGCCTCCAGTCGTCGAGGATCAGGCGCATCTCCACGGTGATGAGGCGGTGGACGGCACCGATGACGAGCCGATCGCGAAGGTCATTCCCCTCGGCGTCTTCGACCCCTTCAAGGAGGCGGACAAGCGATGGTGA
- a CDS encoding TnsA-like heteromeric transposase endonuclease subunit codes for MDGSAAASAREYTADLEIGDIEVGFVDADGVERSGPLTRWWAEPFELASPVRSFNAFKGQKNFTGEYWAAISGSLVGYESWVERDAAMALDFDPAVVALASQPFRLLWSDRGRERGHTPDYFARLADGTGVVVDVRPEGLVDEATAEVFAFTARVCEAVGWQFRQVGDLGQPYRANLRWLSRYRHGRCCHEPSADRLRDVFAEPLPLLAGAEQVGDRLAVLPVLYHLLWQQELTADLLRAPLGTDTLVHLASRGRR; via the coding sequence GTGGACGGTTCCGCGGCGGCCTCCGCCCGCGAGTACACCGCAGACCTTGAAATCGGGGACATCGAGGTCGGGTTCGTCGATGCCGACGGAGTCGAGCGCTCCGGTCCGCTGACGCGCTGGTGGGCCGAGCCGTTCGAGCTCGCCTCGCCGGTGCGGTCGTTCAACGCGTTCAAGGGGCAGAAGAACTTCACCGGTGAGTACTGGGCGGCGATATCGGGTTCCCTGGTGGGCTACGAGTCGTGGGTGGAGCGGGACGCGGCGATGGCGCTGGACTTCGATCCGGCGGTGGTCGCCCTGGCGTCCCAGCCCTTCCGTCTCCTCTGGTCGGACAGGGGACGCGAGCGCGGGCACACCCCGGACTACTTCGCACGGCTGGCGGACGGCACCGGCGTCGTGGTCGACGTCCGTCCCGAGGGCCTGGTGGACGAGGCCACCGCCGAGGTCTTCGCGTTCACCGCGCGGGTCTGCGAGGCGGTGGGCTGGCAGTTCCGGCAGGTCGGCGACCTAGGCCAGCCCTACCGGGCGAACCTGCGCTGGCTGTCCCGCTACCGCCACGGCCGCTGCTGTCACGAGCCGTCGGCTGACCGGCTGCGGGATGTCTTCGCCGAACCCCTGCCCCTGCTCGCCGGGGCCGAGCAGGTCGGCGACCGACTGGCCGTGCTGCCGGTGCTCTACCACCTGCTCTGGCAGCAGGAACTGACGGCGGACTTGCTGAGGGCCCCGCTGGGCACCGACACCCTGGTGCACCTGGCCTCCCGGGGGCGGCGGTGA
- a CDS encoding MIP/aquaporin family protein — MAERTVHRRGYREGIGGEMIAEFLGTFVLILLGIGSVAVSVVGLPGSGRQAVEFGPANWLIISWGWGLAVVFGVYVAGGVSGAHLNPAVTLAFAVRRDFPWRKVLPYWLAQVVGAFVAAALVYASYRWAIDAAITKAGAPRDKSLGTYSIFATFPAEYFGDSWWGPLLDQIVGTGILLLLICALIDTRNTAPMSNLHPFLIGLVVVAIGLTFGTNAGYAINPARDFGPRLFTYFEGWGSIALPGTFQWFSGYWWIPIVGPLIGGVVGVGVYDLLIKPLIKARHGDAEEGPATEEP; from the coding sequence ATGGCTGAACGCACTGTTCACCGACGCGGATACCGAGAAGGTATCGGCGGTGAGATGATTGCCGAGTTCCTGGGAACGTTCGTCCTGATTCTGCTGGGTATCGGGTCGGTGGCTGTCTCAGTCGTCGGTCTGCCTGGATCAGGTCGGCAAGCCGTGGAGTTCGGGCCCGCCAACTGGCTTATCATTTCGTGGGGCTGGGGCCTCGCCGTGGTGTTCGGCGTCTATGTGGCCGGCGGCGTCAGTGGCGCCCACCTCAATCCCGCGGTCACCCTCGCCTTCGCGGTTCGACGGGATTTCCCCTGGCGGAAGGTCCTGCCCTACTGGCTGGCGCAGGTCGTGGGCGCCTTCGTCGCCGCCGCGCTCGTCTACGCGAGCTACAGGTGGGCTATCGACGCGGCCATCACCAAGGCGGGCGCCCCGCGAGACAAATCGCTCGGCACATACTCGATCTTCGCCACGTTCCCTGCCGAATACTTCGGAGATTCTTGGTGGGGTCCCTTGCTCGACCAGATCGTGGGGACCGGCATCCTGCTGCTGTTGATCTGCGCACTCATCGACACGCGCAATACGGCTCCGATGTCCAACCTCCATCCCTTCCTCATCGGCCTGGTGGTCGTCGCGATCGGCTTGACTTTCGGCACCAACGCCGGCTACGCGATCAATCCAGCACGTGACTTCGGCCCGCGATTGTTCACATACTTCGAAGGCTGGGGCTCTATCGCTCTTCCCGGCACGTTCCAGTGGTTCAGTGGCTACTGGTGGATCCCTATTGTCGGCCCGCTCATCGGCGGAGTCGTCGGTGTCGGCGTGTACGACCTGCTCATCAAACCGCTGATCAAGGCCAGGCATGGCGACGCCGAAGAAGGTCCCGCCACCGAAGAGCCCTAG
- the glpK gene encoding glycerol kinase GlpK, whose protein sequence is MPEFVGAVDQGTTSTRFMIFDHAGNEVAKHQLEHHQILPRSGWVEHDPVEIWERTNTVIQSALRSGGLSAADLKAIGITNQRETTVVWDPRTGRPYYNAIVWQDTRTDSIAAALERDGHGQTIRHKAGLPPATYFSGGKIKWLLENVDGLREAAEAGHALFGNTDAWVLWNLTGGPNGGVHATDVTNASRTMLMNLETLDWDDELLGIFNIPRAMLPAIHPSSDPEAFGQARTSRPLNAAVPIAGVLGDQQAATVGQVCFAPGEAKNTYGTGNFLVLNTGTELVRSQHGLLTTVAYQFAGSPAIYALEGSIAVTGAAVQWLRDQMKVIGTAAESEQLARSVDDNGGMYFVPAFSGLFAPYWRSDARGAMVGLARYNTNGHLARATLEAICYQSRDVVDAMEQDSGVHLDVLKVDGGVTANDLCMQIQADVLGVPVSRPVVAETTALGAAYAAGLATGFWRDTDELRSHWQESKRWSPEWSEEQRQDGYEGWKRAVERTLDWVKVT, encoded by the coding sequence ATGCCCGAATTCGTCGGAGCGGTGGACCAGGGGACCACCAGCACACGCTTCATGATCTTCGATCACGCAGGCAACGAGGTGGCGAAGCACCAACTCGAGCATCATCAGATCCTGCCGCGGTCCGGTTGGGTCGAGCACGATCCGGTGGAGATCTGGGAGCGCACCAACACGGTGATCCAGAGCGCCCTGCGAAGCGGAGGGCTGTCCGCCGCCGACCTGAAAGCGATCGGCATCACCAACCAGCGTGAGACGACCGTGGTCTGGGACCCGCGCACCGGCCGCCCCTACTACAACGCCATCGTCTGGCAGGACACCCGCACCGACAGCATCGCCGCCGCCCTCGAACGCGACGGCCATGGCCAGACCATCCGTCACAAGGCCGGCTTGCCGCCGGCCACCTACTTCTCCGGCGGCAAGATCAAATGGCTGCTGGAGAACGTGGACGGCCTGCGCGAGGCCGCCGAAGCGGGGCATGCCCTGTTCGGCAACACGGACGCGTGGGTGCTGTGGAACCTCACCGGCGGCCCCAACGGGGGTGTGCACGCCACCGACGTCACCAATGCCAGCCGCACCATGCTGATGAATCTGGAGACCCTGGACTGGGACGACGAACTGCTGGGAATCTTCAACATCCCGCGCGCGATGCTGCCGGCGATCCACCCCTCGTCCGATCCTGAGGCGTTCGGCCAGGCCCGCACGTCCCGGCCGTTGAACGCCGCCGTCCCGATTGCCGGTGTCCTCGGCGACCAGCAGGCGGCGACCGTAGGTCAGGTCTGCTTCGCCCCTGGTGAAGCCAAGAACACCTACGGCACCGGCAACTTCCTGGTCCTCAACACCGGTACGGAGCTGGTGCGTTCGCAGCACGGTCTGCTGACGACAGTGGCGTACCAGTTCGCGGGCAGCCCCGCCATCTACGCGCTGGAGGGGTCCATCGCCGTCACCGGCGCGGCCGTGCAGTGGCTGCGTGACCAGATGAAGGTGATCGGGACCGCCGCGGAGAGTGAGCAACTGGCCCGCTCGGTGGACGACAACGGCGGCATGTACTTTGTCCCGGCCTTCTCCGGTCTGTTCGCCCCGTACTGGCGCTCCGACGCTCGTGGCGCGATGGTCGGTCTCGCCCGCTACAACACCAATGGGCACTTGGCCCGGGCCACGCTGGAGGCCATCTGTTACCAGAGCCGCGACGTGGTCGACGCCATGGAGCAGGACTCAGGCGTGCACTTGGACGTACTCAAGGTTGACGGTGGTGTGACCGCGAACGACCTGTGCATGCAGATCCAGGCTGACGTGCTGGGCGTGCCCGTCAGCCGACCGGTGGTCGCTGAGACCACGGCGCTGGGCGCCGCCTACGCGGCCGGGCTCGCCACCGGCTTCTGGCGCGATACCGACGAACTGCGCTCCCACTGGCAGGAGTCGAAGCGCTGGAGCCCGGAGTGGAGCGAGGAGCAGCGCCAGGACGGCTATGAGGGCTGGAAACGTGCCGTGGAGCGCACCCTGGACTGGGTCAAGGTCACCTGA